In Pseudomonas putida, a genomic segment contains:
- the proP gene encoding glycine betaine/L-proline transporter ProP — MKSRKKSVKPIGLKDITIVDDAKMRKAITAAALGNAMEWFDFGVYGFVAYALGKVFFPNADPSVQMIAALATFSVPFLIRPLGGLFFGALGDKFGRQKVLAATIVIMSLSTFAIGLIPSYASIGIWAPILLLLAKMAQGFSVGGEYTGASIFVAEYAPDRKRGFLGSWLDFGSIAGFVLGAGVVVLISTILGEEKFLEWGWRLPFFLALPLGIIGLYLRHALEETPAFQQHVDKLEQGDREGLASGPKVSFKEVATKHWRSLVTCVGVVIATNVTYYMLLTYMPSYLSHNLHYSEDHGVLIIIAIMVGMLFVQPLIGLLSDKFGRRPFIIIGSVGLFALAIPAFMLVNSGVLGLIFAGLLLIAVLLNFFIGVMASTLPAMFPTHIRYSALASAFNISILIAGLTPTLTAWLVESTGNLYMPAYYLMVIAAVGLVTGLTMKETANKPLRGAAPAASDIEEARELLQEHHDNIEQKIEDIDEQIAELEAKRKLLVQQHPRIE; from the coding sequence ATGAAATCTCGCAAGAAAAGCGTCAAGCCCATCGGCCTCAAGGACATCACCATCGTCGACGATGCCAAGATGCGCAAAGCGATCACCGCCGCAGCGCTGGGCAATGCCATGGAATGGTTCGATTTCGGTGTCTATGGCTTCGTTGCCTACGCGCTGGGCAAGGTGTTCTTCCCCAATGCCGATCCCAGCGTGCAGATGATCGCCGCCCTGGCGACTTTCTCGGTACCGTTCCTGATCCGGCCCCTGGGCGGGTTGTTCTTCGGCGCCTTGGGCGACAAGTTCGGCCGGCAGAAGGTCCTGGCCGCGACCATCGTGATCATGTCGCTGAGCACCTTCGCCATCGGCCTCATACCGTCATACGCGAGCATCGGCATCTGGGCGCCGATCCTGTTGCTGCTGGCGAAGATGGCCCAGGGGTTCTCGGTGGGCGGCGAGTACACCGGCGCCTCGATCTTCGTCGCCGAGTACGCCCCCGACCGCAAGCGTGGCTTCCTCGGCAGTTGGCTGGACTTCGGCTCGATCGCAGGCTTCGTGCTGGGCGCAGGGGTCGTGGTGCTGATTTCCACGATCCTCGGCGAAGAAAAGTTCCTCGAGTGGGGCTGGCGCCTGCCGTTCTTCCTGGCCTTGCCGCTGGGCATCATCGGCCTCTACCTGCGCCATGCGCTGGAAGAGACACCGGCGTTCCAGCAGCATGTCGACAAGCTCGAGCAGGGCGATCGCGAAGGCCTGGCGTCAGGGCCGAAGGTGTCGTTCAAAGAGGTGGCGACCAAGCACTGGCGCAGCCTTGTGACCTGCGTCGGCGTGGTGATCGCCACCAACGTCACCTACTACATGCTGCTCACCTACATGCCCAGCTACCTGTCGCACAACCTGCACTACAGCGAAGACCACGGTGTGTTGATCATCATCGCCATCATGGTCGGCATGTTGTTCGTGCAACCGCTGATCGGCCTGCTCAGCGACAAGTTCGGGCGCCGTCCCTTCATTATCATCGGTAGCGTCGGCCTGTTCGCCCTGGCCATTCCGGCGTTCATGCTGGTCAACAGCGGGGTGCTGGGGCTGATCTTCGCCGGGCTCTTGCTCATTGCTGTGCTGCTGAACTTCTTCATTGGCGTGATGGCCTCGACACTGCCGGCGATGTTCCCCACGCATATCCGCTACAGCGCATTGGCCAGTGCGTTCAACATCTCGATCCTGATTGCCGGCCTGACCCCGACCTTGACCGCGTGGCTGGTGGAAAGCACCGGCAATCTGTACATGCCGGCCTATTACCTGATGGTGATCGCCGCAGTGGGCCTGGTGACCGGGTTGACCATGAAGGAGACCGCCAACAAACCGCTACGGGGCGCGGCGCCGGCAGCGTCGGACATCGAGGAAGCGCGTGAGCTGTTGCAGGAGCACCACGACAACATCGAGCAGAAGATCGAGGACATCGACGAGCAGATTGCCGAGCTGGAGGCCAAGCGCAAGCTGCTGGTGCAGCAGCACCCGCGCATCGAGTGA
- a CDS encoding oxidoreductase — translation MSSSKTLFITGVSSGFGRALAQEALAAGHRVVGTVRSEQARLDFEALDATNAVGRLLDVSDFAAIDAVVADIEAAVGSIDVLVNNAGYGHEGVMEESPLSEMRRQFDVNVFGAVAMTKAVLPYMRMRRRGHILNITSMGGFITLPGIAYYCGSKFALEGISEVLGKEVKPFGIHVTAVAPGSFRTDWAGRSMSRTARSIADYDALFDPIRQAREEKSGRQLGDPVKAARAMLAVIDSDTPAAHLLLGSDALALVREKLATLAKEIDAWEALSRSTDG, via the coding sequence ATGTCATCGAGCAAAACACTTTTCATCACCGGCGTAAGCAGTGGCTTCGGCCGGGCGCTGGCCCAGGAAGCGCTCGCTGCGGGCCATCGTGTCGTCGGCACGGTGCGCAGCGAGCAGGCCAGGCTGGATTTCGAGGCGCTCGACGCGACCAATGCCGTGGGCCGCCTCCTCGATGTCAGCGATTTCGCTGCCATTGATGCAGTGGTGGCCGACATCGAGGCCGCCGTCGGGTCGATCGATGTGTTGGTCAATAACGCAGGCTATGGCCATGAAGGCGTCATGGAGGAGTCGCCGCTGAGCGAAATGCGCCGACAGTTCGACGTCAATGTGTTCGGCGCGGTCGCCATGACCAAGGCTGTGTTGCCCTACATGCGTATGCGCCGTCGCGGTCATATCCTCAACATTACCTCGATGGGCGGCTTCATCACCCTGCCAGGCATCGCCTACTACTGCGGTAGCAAGTTCGCCCTGGAAGGTATTTCCGAGGTGTTGGGCAAGGAGGTGAAGCCGTTCGGCATTCACGTTACCGCCGTGGCGCCCGGCTCGTTTCGTACCGATTGGGCGGGGCGTTCGATGAGCCGTACGGCCCGGTCGATTGCCGACTATGACGCGTTGTTCGACCCGATCCGCCAAGCCCGCGAGGAAAAGAGCGGCAGGCAGCTCGGCGACCCGGTCAAGGCGGCGAGGGCGATGCTGGCGGTGATCGACAGCGACACGCCTGCGGCGCACCTGCTGTTGGGCAGCGATGCGCTGGCACTGGTCCGCGAAAAGCTGGCGACGCTGGCCAAGGAAATCGATGCCTGGGAAGCCTTGTCGCGGTCCACCGACGGTTGA